Within the Homalodisca vitripennis isolate AUS2020 unplaced genomic scaffold, UT_GWSS_2.1 ScUCBcl_3572;HRSCAF=9174, whole genome shotgun sequence genome, the region aaaacacacacattttattaatggcatatttacattattgtaattatgaattaataccTAAGCTTTGTTGTGAAAGACTTCAAAACAATGAGTATGCAAAGCAATATTACACTTTCTGCACTTCATTcttgcattttttttacattgtccACACCgtgattgtttattattactcACAATTACATGGTTCTGTCCATCAAAACGGACTTCCAATGTCACCCTCTTGTGAACTGCCAGTACTTGTCGGGGTGGTCTACCAATTGCCAATCGTTCTGAGTATTTCTGCAAGTAAGCTAAACTTATTGTCCTTGTAAAGTTTAGGAGATCAAGCTGCTGAGGTTTACTCTTTTCTACCCAACGGTAGAGCTGCCAAGCATTGTTGACGGATACGTTTAGTAAAAATGAAAGCAGTTGCCAGTACCATTTTTTCCCTCTAATGTTTACTCTCATTTTAGCTACATTTTCATCCATTCTGTCAACTCCACCCATATAAGTGTTGTACATAACTACTGAAGCAGGTTGATTTACATACACATATTTCTTCAAAGCTTGACTATAACGCTTAACCTTAGACATAGGGTTGATACCTGCTTTTGTTGATGCCATTGTGACTACATTATTGTCCATATAACGCACCAATGTAACGCCCGAGGCTGAATCAGTTACAGACTCACAAGTTCCTCTTTCTCTTTTGGCCATTGATCTTACTTCTGTCAGAGGGGCTTTTTCGGTACGATTTGCTCTTATGGTTCCAGTACCATGAATATCTTTTTGCTTGAGTGTTTCCAAAAGCGGAACACTTGTAAAgaaattgtcaaaataaatactgtaactgCTGCCTTTTAGATTTTCTATCAGATCCAACACAACTGAACCTCCTAGCCCTACATTTGTGTTTGTTATTCCTGTTTTTGATCCTTCATAGAGTTTTGATTGAACAACATAACCCAAACGGGTACAGAGGCACCATGCCTTGAACCCAAAACGTATTGGTTTGTTGTGCATGTGCTGTTTTCCACCGTGACGTCCATAGTATGGAATCATTGACTCGTCCACACACAAGTTTACTTCATTTGGAAAACACTTTAACCACTTATCATTTAGCAGATTCCAAAGAGGCATTACCTTCGCAAAACGACTGTTTGACAAGTTGTTGTTGTCACAAACATGTAGGTATTTCATAATCTGAATGAATCTGTTGCGTGACATAGCCTCTGAAATAGCCTTGTTGTTTGTATCTGGCCTTTCATCCCAGTACATTCGTAATCTAGGCACTTGACTATACCCACTTATCAAAAGAATTGCTAAGAAAACGCGCAATTCGTTTTTGCTGAGTTTGAAATTTGGTTCACCATTTTGAAGAgcatacaaatttgaaaaatcacaCAATAAATCAAGAACTTCCTCatcataaaacaattcaaaataactaaTTGGATTGGTGCTTTCAAAATTTTGAAGCCATTCAGGAAGTTTCAAACTCTTCTTCTATTTGTAAAGAAACATCTGTTGGCAACCAGTTGcgctttttaatttcttttgctTTCCTAGG harbors:
- the LOC124372589 gene encoding piggyBac transposable element-derived protein 3-like isoform X1, with protein sequence MYWDERPDTNNKAISEAMSRNRFIQIMKYLHVCDNNNLSNSRFAKVMPLWNLLNDKWLKCFPNEVNLCVDESMIPYYGRHGGKQHMHNKPIRFGFKAWCLCTRLGYVVQSKLYEGSKTGITNTNVGLGGSVVLDLIENLKGSSYSIYFDNFFTSVPLLETLKQKDIHGTGTIRANRTEKAPLTEVRSMAKRERGTCESVTDSASGVTLVRYMDNNVVTMASTKAGINPMSKVKRYSQALKKYVYVNQPASVVMYNTYMGGVDRMDENVAKMRVNIRGKKWYWQLLSFLLNVSVNNAWQLYRWVEKSKPQQLDLLNFTRTISLAYLQKYSERLAIGRPPRQVLAVHKRVTLEVRFDGQNHVIVSNNKQSRCGQCKKNARMKCRKCNIALHTHCFEVFHNKA